One window from the genome of Plasmodium relictum strain SGS1 genome assembly, chromosome: 12 encodes:
- the SNRPE gene encoding small nuclear ribonucleoprotein E, putative has protein sequence MATTNKKLQKIMTQPINQIFRFFTNKTVVQIWLYDKPDIRIEGKILGFDEYMNMVLDDSEEISVKKNFRKQLGKILLKGDTITLIMEAHKGEQN, from the exons ATGGCTACTACTAATAagaaattacaaaaaattatgacCCAACCTATA aaTCAAATTTTTAGATTTTTCACTAATAAAACAGTTGTACAAATTTGGCTTTATGATAAGCCAGACATTAGAATTGAAGGAAAAATTTTG ggTTTTGATGAATATATGAACATGGTTTTAGATGACTCAGAAGAAATTtcagttaaaaaaaattttaggaAACAATTGGGAAAGATTTTATTAAAAGGAGATACAATAACACTAATAATGGAAgc aCATAAAGGagaacaaaattaa
- a CDS encoding ubiquitin-activating enzyme E1, putative, which translates to MKNYEKFKRQISLWGVEHQEILMNSFVCILGSSLIILEIAKGLILSGISNLIIVDNELSSSHDSNYYIFCTDMVNDYKCKVIKNNLMNINKNANIECIIENPIQYFHNVILKNNSYDIIICNLSVKNNLIIEKLCIENNKNIITCHSNGFIGYLNICTKNHLYMIDDKKDDFSFYYYVSISLNNELKKYVNNMEFNFFQTNTPSNKILFLVKCNEDFRKLSDKKINFFEFIKKKIELTNLNFNMNMISNIIDLNKIILRINYFLRNKKSMSKTHLFIFLAVYKSFIKKKKNLPYLFNFNFNDEQINNILQRRNISDKKEIEYLIGKKKRKYNFKKLFNISYFTYFFSNFHLIRKSKNNENENNIFNNFLDFLYLYLVSFREQIYENNFSLLNKETYVSNSFSEEEKCNSNNEIIKKKSKPLLCNRKNDILIFCENPLFINLKKKVNTKYQQEKKYLSFLSNKNDKSIVRVCSLIDINKNILLQKIENINNIFISHNQYTNINNICLSLLLSGLITQEILKICALFLKPYLNYFFLKKCK; encoded by the coding sequence atgaaaaattatgaaaaatttaaaaggcAAATATCTTTATGGGGAGTGGAACATCaagaaattttaatgaatagCTTTGTATGTATTTTAGGGAGtagtttaattattttagaaATTGCTAAAGGGCTAATATTAAGTGGAATTAGCAATTTAATTATTGTTGATAATGAATTAAGTTCTTCTCATGATTCCaattattatatcttttGTACTGATATGGTAAATGATTATAAATGTAaggttataaaaaataatttgatgaatataaataaaaatgcaaATATTGAATGCATCATTGAAAATCCTATacaatattttcataatgtgatattaaaaaacaaCTCTTATGATATTATAATTTGTAATTTATcagtaaaaaataatttaataatagaaaaattatgtatagaaaacaataaaaatattattacttGTCATTCAAATGGTTTCATAGgctatttaaatatatgcaCAAAAAACCACTTATACATGATTGATGATAAAAAAGatgatttttctttttattattatgtatCCATTTCACTAAATAACGAGTTAAAgaaatatgtaaataatatggaatttaatttttttcaaacaAATACTCCATcaaacaaaattttatttttagttaaATGCAATGAAGATTTTCGCAAATTAtcagataaaaaaattaatttttttgagtttattaaaaaaaaaattgaattaacaaacttaaattttaatatgaaTATGATAAGTAATATTattgatttaaataaaattattctaaggataaattattttttaaggaATAAAAAATCAATGAGCAAGACTCATTTATTCATATTCTTAGCCGTATATAaaagttttataaaaaaaaaaaaaaatttaccttatttatttaattttaattttaatgatgaacaaattaataatattttacaaaGAAGAAACATATCAGACAAAAAGGAAATTGAATATTTAATTggtaaaaaaaagagaaaatataattttaagaaattatttaatatatcctattttacttattttttctctaattttcatttaattaggaaaagtaaaaataacgaaaatgaaaataatatatttaataattttttagattttttatatttatatttagttaGTTTTCGTGAGcaaatttatgaaaataatttcagCCTATTAAACAAAGAAACATATGTTTCTAACTCTTTTTCCgaagaagaaaaatgtaattcaaataatgaaattattaaaaaaaaaagtaaaccATTATTATGTAATCGAAAAAATGATATCTTGATTTTTTGTGAAAATCCTTTGTTTATTAATCTTAAAAAGAAAGTTAATACAAAGTATCAACAAGAAAAGAAATACCTATCTTTTTTgtctaataaaaatgataaatcaATAGTACGCGTATGTTCGTTaatagatataaataaaaatattttattacaaaaaatagaaaatattaacaatatatttattagtcATAATCAATACAcgaatattaataatatttgcCTATCACTACTTTTATCAGGATTGATAACtcaagaaattttaaaaatatgtgcactttttttaaaaccttatttaaattatttctttttaaaaaaatgtaaatag
- the KRS1 gene encoding lysine--tRNA ligase, putative has product MLKASSFLKYKKLNFYITKYFSINLQNHIKKISNNYSTAMNDKREHVNENKIEKDKKKEDETEIDPRLYYENRSKFIIDQKNNGANPYPHKFERTITIPDFIEKYKNLSDGEHLEDTILSITGRIMRVSSSGQKLRFFDLVGDGEKIQVLANYTFHDHTKSNFAESYDKIRRGDIVGIVGFPGKSKKGELSIFPKETLILSACLHMLPMKSGLKDTEIRYRQRYLDLIINESSRSTFVTRSNIINFLRNFLNDRGFLEVETPMMNLVAGGANARPFITHHNDLNLDLFLRIAPELYLKMLIIGGLDKVYEIGKMFRNEGIDNSHNPEYTSCEFYWAYADFHDLIKWSEDFFSSLVYHLFGSYKILYNKDGYDKPPVEIDFSPPYPKLSLVEEIEKMANVKLEQPFDSDETVEKMINLLKTNKVELPNPPTAAKLLDQLASHFLENRYVNKPFFIIEHPQIMSPLAKYHRSKPGLTERLEMFICGKEVLNAYTELNDPFKQRECFTSQQKDREKGDTEAFQFDAAFCTALEYGLPPTAGLGIGIDRVTMFLTNKNCIKDVILFPTMRPAN; this is encoded by the exons ATGTTAAAAGCTTCAtcctttttaaaatacaagaagcttaatttttatattacaaagtatttttctattaatttacaaaatcatattaaaaaaatctcAAACAATTATTCTACTGCAATGAATGATAAAAGGGAGCATGTAAATGAAAACAAAATAG aaaaagataaaaaaaaagaagatgaaACAGAAATAGATCCAAGATTGTACTATGAAAATAGGTCGAAATTTATAATTGATCAAAAGAATAATGGAGCAAACCCTTATCCTCATAAATTTGAAAGAACTATTACTATACCCgattttatagaaaaatataaaaacttatCAGATGGAGAACATTTAGAGGATACCATTTTAAGCATAACAGGAAGAATAATGAGAGTATCTTCTTCAGGGCAGAAATTGAGATTTTTTGATTTAGTTGGTGATGGAGAAAAAATACAAGTTTTAGCAAACTACACATTTCATGATCATACGAAATCTAATTTTGCCGAATCTTACGATAAAATAAGAAGAGGAGATATTGTTGGTATAGTTGGATTCCCTGGAAAAAGTAAGAAAGGAGAGTTGAGTATTTTTCCAAAAGAAACTTTAATATTATCTGCTTGTTTACATATGTTACCTATGAAGTCTGGATTAAAAGATACAGAAATAAGATATAGACAGAGATATTTagatttaattattaatgaaTCTTCTAGGAGCACATTCGTTACAAGatcaaatattataaatttcttgagaaattttttaaatgatagaGGATTTTTAGAGGTAGAAACTCCTATGATGAATTTAGTTGCTGGAGGTGCTAATGCAAGGCCTTTTATCACACATCATAATGATTTGAATttagatttatttttaagaatagCTCCTGAattgtatttaaaaatgttaattATTGGCGGTTTGGATAAAGTTTATGAAATTGGAAAAATGTTTAGAAATGAAGGTATTGATAATTCACATAACCCTGAATATACTTCTTGTGAGTTCTATTGGGCTTATGCAGATTTTCATGACTTAATTAAGTGGTCTGAGGATTTTTTTTCTAGTCTTGTATATCATTTGTTTGGTTCTTATAAGATATTATACAATAAAGATGGATATGACAAGCCTCCTGTTGAAATTGATTTTTCTCCACCATATCCTAAATTGTCTTTGGTAgaagaaattgaaaaaatgGCTAACGTTAAATTAGAACAACCTTTTGATTCTGATGAAACTGTAGAGAAAATGATTAACCTTTTAAAAACTAATAAAGTTGAATTACCTAATCCTCCAACAGCTGCTAAACTATTGGACCAATTAGCTTCTCACTTTTTAGAAAATAGATACGTTAATAAACCTTTCTTCATTATTGAACATCCACAAATCATGAGTCCTTTAGCAAAGTATCATCGATCTAAGCCAGGCTTAACAGAAAGATTGGAAATGTTTATATGTGGTAAAGAAGTTTTGAATGCATATACGGAATTAAATGATCCATTTAAACAAAGAGAATGTTTTACAAGTCAACAAAAGGATAGAGAAAAAGGAGATACAGAAGCTTTTCAATTTGATGCAGCTTTTTGTACAGCTTTAGAATATGGATTACCACCAACTGCAGGTTTGGGGATTGGAATAGATAGAGTTACTATGTTTTtaactaataaaaattgtattaAAGATGTTATCTTATTTCCCACTATGAGACCTGCTAATTAg